CCGATCGCGGAGACACGGGACATCTTCAGCGAGTCCAGCGTGCGGGCGTTGTTTCAAGGAGCGCAACGGGGCAAGGAACCGCTACGGCGGTTTCTCTCGCGGCATAGCCATGCCAAGGACCGGACGTTGTTCATGGAAATGATGGCCAGGCTGGAGCGGCAGGAGTCCCCTGCCCAGCCCGCGGCTTCACCGGCGCCCGCACCGGCGCCAGAGGCGGGCGCCGCGACACCGGCGCAACCTCCGGCCCAGCCGGCCGCTACGGTGGATCGCGACGACTTCCGGGTGTTGATTCCGTCGTTCGTCACCAGTGAGTTGAAGGAAGCGTTTCAAATCGGATTCATCGTCTTCATTCCGTTTCTGATCGTCGACATCGTCGTAGCGAACGTGCTGCT
This DNA window, taken from Bryobacteraceae bacterium, encodes the following:
- the sctR gene encoding type III secretion system export apparatus subunit SctR, with protein sequence MTSPVVMVIVLGALSLAPFVLIMLTSFVKMSVVLSILRNALGTQQVPPNQVITGLAFVLSIFVMSPVAKQMYESAGPIAETRDIFSESSVRALFQGAQRGKEPLRRFLSRHSHAKDRTLFMEMMARLERQESPAQPAASPAPAPAPEAGAATPAQPPAQPAATVDRDDFRVLIPSFVTSELKEAFQIGFIVFIPFLIVDIVVANVLLAMGMSMLSPAVISLPFKILLFVLVDGWYMIVRGLVLSYL